In one Modestobacter sp. L9-4 genomic region, the following are encoded:
- a CDS encoding TetR/AcrR family transcriptional regulator produces MTDPGAERPGRRRAATVERLLDAALETFAERGFAAASVEDVCRRGGFTRGAFYSSFSSKDELFAALMHREVERDLARATDMLTGLGDEADPVTSAVDRSLALFRVGRVWTLVTTEYVLHAARHPEAAEVLRRYRRQLQASLVELITPALAEAGLHLRVPAEELMRAVFALHAGMTVLSLTDPAEADGLRRDALLMLVRGAVTTTPPTSRPG; encoded by the coding sequence GTGACCGACCCGGGGGCCGAGCGCCCCGGACGGCGCCGTGCGGCCACCGTGGAACGGCTGCTGGACGCCGCGCTGGAGACGTTCGCCGAGCGGGGGTTCGCCGCGGCCAGCGTCGAGGACGTCTGCCGCCGCGGCGGGTTCACCCGGGGCGCCTTCTACTCCAGCTTCTCCAGCAAGGACGAGCTGTTCGCCGCGCTCATGCACCGCGAGGTCGAGCGCGACCTGGCCCGGGCGACCGACATGCTCACCGGTCTGGGCGACGAGGCCGACCCGGTCACCTCCGCCGTCGACCGCAGCCTGGCCCTGTTCCGGGTCGGCCGGGTCTGGACGCTGGTCACCACCGAGTACGTGCTGCACGCCGCCCGGCACCCCGAGGCCGCCGAGGTGCTCCGTCGGTACCGGCGGCAGCTGCAGGCCAGCCTGGTGGAGCTGATCACCCCCGCCCTCGCCGAGGCCGGCCTGCACCTGCGGGTGCCGGCCGAGGAGCTGATGCGGGCGGTCTTCGCCCTGCACGCCGGCATGACCGTGCTGTCCCTCACCGACCCGGCCGAGGCCGACGGGCTGCGACGCGACGCGCTGCTCATGCTCGTCCGCGGCGCCGTCACCACCACTCCCCCCACCTCCCGACCCGGCTGA
- a CDS encoding glycerol-3-phosphate dehydrogenase/oxidase produces the protein MTAVPPLGPQQRAEAWAELARGEFEVLVVGGGVTGAGVALDAATRGLRTAMVEARDFASGTSSRSSKLFHGGLRYLEQFDFGLVREALHERDLSVNRIAPHLVKPVPFLYPLTHRGWERPYVTAGLALYDGLARFGALSEPMPGQKHLTRTGARRMFPALKEHAFVGAVRYYDAQADDARHTLTVARTAAAYGATVLNSAEVVSFTHAGGRVVGARVRDVETGQEVDVRSEVVVNATGVWTDDLQTLVGGRGRFHVRASKGVHIVVPRDRINGEAGLILRTEKSVLFVIPWGSHWIIGTTDTDWSLDKAHPAASKADIDYILEHVNEVLSVPISHADITGVYAGLRPLLSGEEESTSQLSREHAVARPMPGVIAVAGGKYTTYRPMAADAVDAVAEDVTRRVPPSVTEDIPLVGAEGYKAMVNSLDTLSERWGIPHFAAEHLLNRFGSLTPEVLALADADKALLQPVPGAEEYLMVEMVYAAANEGALHLDDLLARRTRISIETPHRGVESAEPVARAVAGVLGWDAERIASEVDSYRARVEAERRSQEAADDLAADAVRLAAPDTRAVAVGRALA, from the coding sequence ATGACCGCAGTCCCCCCGCTCGGCCCGCAGCAGCGCGCCGAGGCCTGGGCCGAGCTGGCCCGAGGCGAGTTCGAGGTCCTCGTCGTCGGCGGCGGGGTGACCGGCGCGGGTGTCGCGCTGGACGCCGCCACCCGCGGTCTGCGGACGGCGATGGTGGAGGCCCGCGACTTCGCCAGCGGCACGTCGTCGCGGTCGTCCAAGCTCTTCCACGGTGGCCTGCGCTACCTGGAGCAGTTCGACTTCGGCCTGGTCCGCGAGGCGCTGCACGAGCGCGACCTGTCGGTGAACCGGATCGCCCCGCACCTGGTCAAGCCGGTGCCCTTCCTCTACCCGCTGACCCACCGCGGCTGGGAGCGGCCCTACGTCACCGCCGGCCTGGCGCTGTACGACGGCCTGGCCCGCTTCGGTGCGCTGTCGGAGCCCATGCCCGGGCAGAAGCACCTGACCCGCACCGGCGCCCGCCGGATGTTCCCCGCGCTCAAGGAGCACGCGTTCGTCGGCGCGGTGCGCTACTACGACGCCCAGGCCGACGACGCCCGGCACACCCTGACCGTGGCCCGCACCGCGGCCGCCTACGGCGCGACCGTGCTGAACTCCGCCGAGGTCGTCTCCTTCACCCACGCCGGCGGCCGCGTCGTCGGTGCCCGGGTGCGCGACGTGGAGACCGGCCAGGAGGTCGACGTCCGCAGCGAGGTCGTCGTCAACGCCACCGGCGTCTGGACCGACGACCTGCAGACCCTGGTCGGCGGCCGCGGCCGGTTCCACGTGCGGGCCAGCAAGGGCGTGCACATCGTCGTCCCGCGCGACCGGATCAACGGCGAGGCCGGGCTGATCCTGCGCACCGAGAAGTCCGTGCTGTTCGTGATCCCGTGGGGCAGCCACTGGATCATCGGCACCACCGACACCGACTGGTCGCTGGACAAGGCGCACCCGGCGGCGTCGAAGGCCGACATCGACTACATCCTCGAGCACGTCAACGAGGTGCTCTCGGTGCCGATCTCGCACGCCGACATCACCGGCGTCTACGCCGGCCTGCGCCCGCTGCTGTCGGGTGAGGAGGAGTCGACCAGCCAGCTCTCCCGCGAGCACGCCGTCGCCCGGCCGATGCCCGGCGTGATCGCCGTGGCCGGCGGCAAGTACACGACCTACCGGCCGATGGCCGCCGACGCGGTGGACGCCGTGGCCGAGGACGTCACCCGGCGGGTGCCGCCGAGCGTCACCGAGGACATCCCGCTGGTCGGTGCCGAGGGCTACAAGGCGATGGTCAACTCCCTCGACACGCTCAGCGAGCGCTGGGGCATCCCGCACTTCGCCGCCGAGCACCTGCTCAACCGGTTCGGGTCGCTCACGCCGGAGGTGCTGGCCCTGGCCGACGCCGACAAGGCGCTCCTGCAGCCGGTGCCGGGTGCCGAGGAGTACCTGATGGTCGAGATGGTCTACGCCGCCGCGAACGAGGGCGCCCTGCACCTGGACGACCTGCTCGCCCGGCGCACCCGGATCTCCATCGAGACCCCGCACCGCGGTGTGGAGTCGGCCGAGCCGGTGGCCCGCGCCGTGGCCGGGGTGCTCGGCTGGGACGCCGAGCGCATCGCCAGCGAGGTCGACAGCTACCGGGCCCGGGTCGAGGCCGAGCGGCGGTCGCAGGAGGCCGCCGACGACCTGGCGGCCGACGCCGTCCGGCTCGCCGCCCCCGACACCCGCGCCGTCGCCGTCGGCCGCGCCCTGGCCTGA
- a CDS encoding IclR family transcriptional regulator: MPGSVQSIERAAAILHVVAGSGGTLGVTDIAEAVGLAKTTAHSLLRTLLLVGFVEQDPGTGRYSLGSALLRLGSSLDANELRARASNWADALAARSGHAVRLATLADDQVVVVHHVFRPDDSAQLLEVGTALPPSSALGKVLLAHSHPHTGSRTSSRPPAAVAELAEVRARGWAAGRLEHQPGTGGIAAPVRGAGGLVVAALGISGAHSALFDARGVPRPLVLAMVTDAAHAVSRELGSPGA; encoded by the coding sequence GTGCCCGGGAGCGTGCAGTCCATCGAGCGGGCCGCGGCGATCCTGCACGTGGTGGCCGGCTCCGGCGGCACGCTGGGGGTCACCGACATCGCCGAGGCCGTGGGGCTGGCGAAGACCACCGCGCACAGCCTGCTGCGCACCCTGCTGCTGGTCGGCTTCGTGGAGCAGGACCCGGGCACCGGCCGGTACTCCCTGGGCTCGGCGCTGCTCCGGCTGGGCTCCTCCCTCGACGCCAACGAGCTGCGCGCCCGGGCGTCGAACTGGGCCGACGCGCTGGCCGCGCGCAGCGGGCACGCCGTCCGGCTGGCCACCCTGGCCGACGACCAGGTGGTCGTCGTCCACCACGTCTTCCGCCCCGACGACTCCGCCCAGCTGCTGGAGGTGGGCACCGCGCTGCCGCCCAGCAGCGCGCTGGGCAAGGTGCTGCTGGCGCACAGCCACCCGCACACCGGCTCCCGGACGTCGTCCCGGCCCCCGGCCGCCGTCGCGGAGCTGGCCGAGGTGCGTGCCCGCGGCTGGGCCGCCGGCCGGCTCGAGCACCAGCCCGGCACCGGCGGCATCGCCGCACCGGTGCGCGGGGCCGGTGGGCTGGTGGTGGCCGCACTCGGCATCAGCGGGGCGCACAGCGCGCTGTTCGACGCCCGCGGCGTCCCGCGGCCCCTGGTGCTGGCGATGGTCACCGACGCCGCCCACGCCGTCTCCCGCGAGCTCGGCTCCCCCGGTGCCTGA
- the glpK gene encoding glycerol kinase GlpK: MPERYVLAVDQGTTSTRSLVFDRGGRMVAVRQREHRQYFPRPGWVEHDPMEIWANTQRTAAQVLADVPGTGEVMALGIANQRETTVVWDRDTGRPVTRALVWQDTRTDELVTALAARPDAGLVAERSGMAIAGYFSGPRLRWILDHVPRARERAEAGQLLFGTMETWLIWNLTGGTDGGVHVTDVTNASRTLLMDVRTCRWDPDLLAFFDVPAAMLPEIRPSVGLLGTATALSPALPITGALGDQQAALFGQTCFAPGEAKCTYGTGSFLLQNTGTELVRTRSGSISTVAYQLAGEPVHYALEGSVAVAGALVQWLRDGLGLIASAAEVETLARTVTDNGGCYVVPAFSGLLAPHWRGEARGLVAGLTSYVTKGHLARAVLEATGWQTRDVVRAMAADSGLSLPALRVDGGMTTNNLLMQFVADALDTPVVRPMVGETVSLGAAYAAGLAVGLWSDVEALRRNWHRAAQWSPAPARVAAVTAEYPRWERAVQLSIAWGAP, translated from the coding sequence GTGCCTGAGCGGTACGTGCTCGCCGTCGACCAGGGGACGACGTCGACGCGGTCATTGGTCTTCGACCGGGGCGGGCGGATGGTGGCGGTGCGCCAGCGGGAGCACCGCCAGTACTTCCCGCGCCCGGGCTGGGTCGAGCACGACCCGATGGAGATCTGGGCGAACACGCAGCGCACCGCCGCCCAGGTGCTGGCCGACGTGCCGGGGACCGGCGAGGTGATGGCCCTGGGCATCGCCAACCAGCGTGAGACCACCGTCGTCTGGGACCGGGACACCGGCCGGCCGGTGACCCGCGCCCTGGTCTGGCAGGACACCCGCACCGACGAGCTGGTCACCGCCCTCGCCGCGCGCCCGGACGCCGGGCTGGTGGCCGAGCGCAGCGGCATGGCGATCGCCGGCTACTTCTCCGGGCCCCGGCTGCGCTGGATCCTCGACCACGTGCCGCGCGCCCGCGAGCGGGCCGAGGCCGGGCAGCTGCTGTTCGGCACGATGGAGACCTGGCTGATCTGGAACCTCACCGGCGGCACCGACGGCGGCGTGCACGTCACCGACGTGACCAACGCCAGCCGCACGCTGCTGATGGACGTGCGCACCTGCCGCTGGGACCCCGACCTGCTGGCCTTCTTCGACGTCCCGGCCGCGATGCTGCCGGAGATCCGGCCCTCGGTCGGCCTGCTGGGGACGGCGACCGCGCTGTCGCCGGCGCTGCCCATCACCGGCGCACTCGGCGACCAGCAGGCCGCGCTGTTCGGGCAGACCTGCTTCGCCCCGGGCGAGGCCAAGTGCACCTACGGGACGGGGAGCTTCCTGCTCCAGAACACCGGCACCGAGCTGGTGCGCACCCGCTCGGGGTCGATCAGCACGGTGGCCTACCAGCTGGCCGGCGAGCCGGTGCACTACGCGCTGGAGGGGTCGGTCGCGGTGGCCGGCGCCCTGGTGCAGTGGCTGCGTGACGGGCTGGGGCTCATCGCCTCGGCCGCGGAGGTCGAGACGCTGGCGCGCACCGTCACCGACAACGGCGGCTGCTACGTCGTCCCGGCGTTCTCCGGGCTGCTGGCCCCGCACTGGCGCGGCGAGGCCCGCGGGCTGGTCGCCGGGCTGACCTCCTACGTCACCAAGGGCCACCTGGCGCGGGCCGTGCTGGAGGCGACCGGCTGGCAGACCCGGGACGTCGTCCGGGCGATGGCCGCGGACTCCGGCCTGTCCCTGCCGGCGCTGCGGGTCGACGGCGGGATGACCACCAACAACCTGCTGATGCAGTTCGTCGCCGACGCCCTCGACACCCCGGTGGTGCGGCCGATGGTGGGGGAGACGGTCTCGCTGGGCGCCGCCTACGCCGCAGGGCTGGCCGTGGGGCTGTGGTCGGACGTCGAGGCGCTGCGCCGCAACTGGCACCGAGCCGCCCAGTGGTCGCCGGCGCCGGCCCGGGTGGCCGCCGTGACCGCCGAGTACCCGCGGTGGGAGCGGGCGGTGCAGCTCAGCATCGCCTGGGGCGCCCCCTGA
- a CDS encoding MIP/aquaporin family protein encodes MDTVSLLTVFGSEVTGTAILILLGVGVVANVLLAKSGALGGGYIVIIFGWGLAVFAGVYAAASSGAHLNPAVTVGLWASGTSDYAPGVPITIGSTLTYFAGELVGAMLGAVLAWLAFRKHYEAETDPGTILGTFSTGPAIKSTPDNIITEVIGTFVLVYVILRFGDSPAQLGALPVALLVVGIGASLGGPTGYAINPVRDLGPRIVHSLLPIKNKSGSNWAYSWVPVVGPLIGGALAGLFAQFVHI; translated from the coding sequence GTGGACACCGTCAGTCTGCTGACCGTCTTCGGCAGTGAAGTCACCGGAACCGCCATCCTGATCCTGCTGGGCGTGGGCGTGGTCGCCAACGTCCTGCTGGCGAAGTCCGGCGCCCTGGGTGGCGGGTACATCGTCATCATCTTCGGCTGGGGGCTCGCCGTCTTCGCCGGCGTCTACGCCGCCGCCTCGTCCGGAGCCCACCTGAACCCCGCGGTCACCGTCGGGCTGTGGGCGAGCGGGACGTCGGACTACGCCCCGGGCGTGCCGATCACCATCGGCTCGACCCTGACCTACTTCGCCGGTGAGCTGGTCGGCGCCATGCTGGGCGCGGTGCTCGCCTGGCTGGCCTTCCGCAAGCACTACGAGGCCGAGACCGACCCCGGCACCATCCTCGGCACCTTCTCCACCGGCCCGGCGATCAAGAGCACCCCGGACAACATCATCACCGAGGTCATCGGCACCTTCGTGCTGGTCTACGTCATCCTGCGGTTCGGGGACAGCCCCGCCCAGCTCGGTGCACTCCCGGTGGCGCTGCTGGTCGTCGGCATCGGCGCCAGCCTCGGCGGGCCGACCGGCTACGCCATCAACCCGGTCCGCGACCTCGGCCCGCGCATCGTGCACTCGCTGCTGCCCATCAAGAACAAGAGCGGCAGCAACTGGGCCTACTCCTGGGTGCCGGTCGTCGGCCCGCTCATCGGTGGCGCGCTC